A single genomic interval of Piliocolobus tephrosceles isolate RC106 chromosome 7, ASM277652v3, whole genome shotgun sequence harbors:
- the LYPLA1 gene encoding acyl-protein thioesterase 1 isoform X3, with product MGRSLCRPVRPVTLNMNMAMPSWFDIIGLSPDSQEDESGIKQAAENIKALIDQEVKNGIPSNRIILGGFSQGGALSLYTALTTQQKLAGVTALSCWLPLRASFPQGPVGGVNRDISILQCHGDCDPLVPLMFGSLTVEKLKTLVNPANVTFKTYEGMMHSSCQQEMMDVKQFIDKLLPPID from the exons ATGGGCAGAAGCCTTTGCAG GCCTGTTAGGCCTGTTACATTAAATATGAACATGGCTATGCCTTCATG GTTTGATATTATTGGGCTTTCACCAGATTCACAGGAGGATGAATCTGGGATTAAACAGGCAGCAGAAAATA TAAAAGCTTTGATTGATCAAGAAGTGAAGAATGGCATTCCTTCTAACAGAATTATTTTGGGAGGGTTTTCTCAG GGAGGAGCTTTATCTTTATATACTGCCCTTACCACGCAGCAGAAACTAGCAGGTGTCACTGCACTCAGTTGCTGGCTTCCACTTCGGGCTTCCTTTCCACAG GGTCCTGTTGGTGGTGTTAATAGAGATATTTCTATTCTCCAGTGCCACGGGGATTGTGACCCTTTAGTTCCCCTGATGTTTGGTTCTCTTACggttgaaaaactaaaaacattggTGAATCCAGCCAATGTGACCTTTAAAACCTATGAAGGTATGATGCACAGTTCGTGTCAACAG GAAATGATGGATGTCAAGCAATTCATTGATAAACTCCTACCTCCAATTGATTGA